In Pocillopora verrucosa isolate sample1 chromosome 13, ASM3666991v2, whole genome shotgun sequence, one genomic interval encodes:
- the LOC131797427 gene encoding transmembrane protein 163a-like, translated as MGEKNGDELELRALVNQTENEQNNYGISRKKSEDSSTDKGDEFYAFWRKAAICVSCASIILTTGFGGTFFVFSQIAGSPAAFGFSLAAVLDSFSSAVVLWRFSFKESRKDSNSLERERRACLAIAICFILSAFAIAAKTIFTLLKDKIPTKEFLMEMLSGSSLVYLVFLTAFKCIIGEKLESRAMRIDAINSLAGAIMTLGMVASDVVCSNNPKICYLDSVTAILIAVALFSYGVMTITDLKTGKEKKPPRDWRCQFLSLFNCVLFFVLIIINRVQFRLNTYL; from the exons ATGGGCGAAAAAAACGGCGATGAATTAGAACTCCGAGCACTAGTAAATCAGACTGAAAACGAACAGAACAATTATGGAATCAGTaggaaaaaaagtgaagactCAAGCACAG ACAAAGGAGATGAATTTTACGCATTTTGGAGAAAAGCGGCCATTTGTGTTTCGTGTGCTTCTATCATTTTGACCACAGGATTTGGAGGAACATTTTTCG ttttctctCAAATTGCTGGTAGTCCTGCGGCCTTTGGATTTTCC CTTGCAGCCGTGTTAGACTCTTTCAGTTCAGCAGTAGTTCTTTGGAgattttccttcaaagaaagCCGGAAGGATTCAAACTCGTTGGAACGAGAGCGAAG GGCATGTTTAGCGATAGCCATATGTTTTATCCTCTCAGCATTTGCCATAGCAGCAAAAACCATCTTCACCTTACTGAAGGACAAAATACCAACCAAg GAGTTTTTGATGGAGATGTTGTCAGGTAGCAGCTTGGTTTACCTGGTATTTCTGACGGCTTTCAAATGTATAATAGGAGAAAAACTCGAGAGCCGAGCAATGAGGATAGATG CGATTAATTCTTTGGCTGGTGCTATTATGACCCTCGGTATGGTGGCTAGTGATGTGGTCTGTTCAAACAACCCGAAAATCTGTTACCTGGACTCTGTCACTGCGATTTTGATAGCTGTAGCGCTCTTCAGTTATGGTGTCAT GACCATCACAGACCTGAAAACAGGCAAGGAGAAGAAACCACCGCGTGACTGGCGCTgtcaatttctttctctctttaacTGTGTGCTGTTTTTCGTGTTAATTATCATCAATCGCGTGCAATTTCGTCTTAATACGTACTTGTAG